From a region of the Theobroma cacao cultivar B97-61/B2 chromosome 8, Criollo_cocoa_genome_V2, whole genome shotgun sequence genome:
- the LOC18593097 gene encoding putative laccase-9: MGLLKQDLVLWLLGVLFLSNLLLCRADVHYYDFFVREKNFTSLCNTTKSMLVVNGSYPGPEIRVHRQDTVYVNVHNQGNYGLTIHWHGVKQPRNPWSDGPEFVTQCPIQPGTNFTYEVILSDEIGTLWWHAHSDWTRGSVHGAFVILPAENETYPFPTPDADQTIILQSWYNRDYKELIDEATSNGMAVAPADAYAINGHLGDTYACANETLFRMQVDYQKTYLLRIINAAMNEQKFFAIANHSLTVVAQDASYVQIFTNDYIMISPGQTMDVLVCANQNMGQYYMATRPFSDSAAPPRNNITRGVLQYTNSVGGLNASLVTLPAMTDLDAAANFTRRIKNSNVTQNPPMKVPMDIDRRVYVAIATNTLPCDNCPIQPTRLAASLNNVSFDFPQIDVLQAYYNRSISGVFTEDFPLQPPVFYNFTGDDLTGLNRNADLGTKAVVLNYGEAVEIVLQTTQLGAGGSHPMHLHGFSFYWVGTGSGNFNNVTDPSSYNLVDPPLINTVHVHARGWVAVRFFATNPGVWFMHCHFERHSSWGMDTVFIVKNGTAVATSILPPPASGMPRCPGT, translated from the exons ATGGGTTTGTTGAAGCAAGATTTAGTCTTATGGTTGCTAGGGGTTTTGTTTCTTAGCAACCTGCTCCTTTGCAGGGCAGACGTCCACTACTATGATTTCTTT GTACGAGAGAAGAACTTTACAAGCCTGTGTAACACCACCAAGTCGATGTTAGTCGTAAATGGCAGTTATCCTGGGCCGGAGATTCGGGTTCACAGACAGGACACTGTGTATGTTAATGTCCACAATCAAGGGAACTATGGCCTTACCATTCATTG GCACGGTGTGAAACAACCAAGAAATCCATGGTCAGATGGCCCCGAATTCGTAACGCAGTGCCCGATTCAACCAGGAACAAACTTCACTTATGAAGTTATACTGTCTGATGAAATAGGAACCTTGTGGTGGCATGCCCACAGTGATTGGACTCGTGGCTCCGTCCATGGTgcctttgtcattttacctGCTGAGAATGAAACTTATCCATTTCCTACGCCTGATGCAGATCAAACAATCATTCTTC AATCATGGTATAATAGAGACTACAAGGAACTTATTGATGAAGCAACTTCAAACGGTATGGCTGTAGCGCCAGCAGATGCTTACGCTATCAATGGGCATTTAGGAGACACATACGCATGTGCCAATG AAACTTTATTCCGTATGCAAGTTGATTACCAGAAGACATACCTTCTCCGCATAATCAATGCTGCAATGAATGAACAGAAATTCTTTGCCATCGCAAACCACAGCCTCACAGTCGTTGCACAAGATGCTTCCTACGTTCAAATTTTTACAAACGATTATATAATGATAAGCCCGGGGCAAACCATGGATGTTTTGGTCTGTGCAAACCAAAACATGGGCCAGTATTACATGGCTACAAGGCCTTTCTCTGATAGCGCTGCTCCACCTCGCAATAATATCACGAGGGGTGTTCTGCAATATACAAACAGTGTTGGTGGATTGAATGCTTCCTTAGTAACGCTGCCCGCAATGACTGATTTAGATGCTGCAGCTAACTTCACCAGAcgaattaaaaattcaaacgTCACCCAAAATCCGCCAATGAAAGTACCTATGGATATCGATAGGCGTGTCTACGTTGCAATTGCCACAAATACATTACCTTGCGATAATTGTCCTATTCAACCGACTCGATTAGCTGCAAGTTTGAACAATGTTAGTTTTGATTTTCCACAAATTGACGTTCTCCAAGCATACTACAACAG GAGTATCAGTGGTGTTTTCACGGAAGACTTTCCCCTTCAGCCACCCGTGTTCTATAACTTCACTGGAGACGACTTGACTGGTTTGAATCGGAATGCTGATCTAGGGACAAAGGCCGTTGTGCTAAATTACGGTGAAGCAGTTGAGATTGTTCTCCAAACAACCCAATTAGGTGCTGGCGGAAGTCATCCAATGCATTTGCACGGTTTCAGTTTCTATTGGGTCGGGACTGGCTCGGGAAATTTCAATAATGTCACCGATCCTAGCTCTTACAACTTGGTTGATCCACCACTAATTAACACTGTCCATGTTCATGCTAGAGGATGGGTTGCCGTCAGATTTTTTGCAACTAATCCCG GGGTATGGTTTATGCACTGTCATTTCGAAAGGCATAGTAGCTGGGGTATGGACACTGTTTTCATTGTGAAGAATGGAACCGCCGTTGCAACAAGCATCCTTCCGCCCCCTGCCTCTGGCATGCCTCGTTGTCCCGGAACCTAG